A stretch of the Desulforamulus ferrireducens genome encodes the following:
- the glgB gene encoding 1,4-alpha-glucan branching protein GlgB, translating into MFHQISQEDVYLFHEGRNYQSYRLLGAHLSQENGIAGVRFCVWAPEAREICVVGDFNRWQGAEHRMKKIPQSGLWVLFVPGLREWELYKYEIHTKSGEVLLKADPYAFYSELRPGTASRVYSLEGYPWQDHAYRENKQRHSHYKSPMLIYEVHLGSWCKKENGYLSYREIADQLVNYVVEMGYTHVELLPIMEHPFDGSWGYQITGYYAATSRYGTPKDLMYLVDCLHRHNIGVILDWVPAHFCRDEHGLGCFDGSTLYESANSLQSENEQWGTLNFDLSKPEVHSFLISNAIFWFKYFHVDGLRIDAVASMLYLDFGKQPGQWQPNQYGGNENLAAVDFMKKLNEAVFHYFPTALMIAEESTAWPMVTRPTYLGGLGYNYKWNMGWMNDLLRYMQMDPIHRKWHHNLLTFSFMYAFSENYVLPLSHDEVVHGKKSLLDKMPGDYWQKFANLRTLYGFMMAHPGKKLLFMGGEFGQFIEWNYQQSLDWQLLDYEMHHRLQDYVKALNHFYLSEKCLWELDHQEDGFQWIDPHDYNQSVITFMRKSQGNQDFIIFVGNFAPVVREGYRIGVPCLGEYFEVFNSDNRIFGGSGQANGLMVAQMKPWHNQPYSIELRLPPLAVLFIKAVNRQYNLTYL; encoded by the coding sequence ATGTTTCACCAAATAAGTCAAGAGGATGTTTATCTGTTTCACGAGGGTAGAAATTATCAAAGTTACCGCCTGCTAGGAGCTCATCTGAGCCAAGAAAATGGGATAGCCGGTGTAAGATTTTGTGTTTGGGCACCGGAGGCGCGAGAGATTTGTGTGGTTGGGGATTTTAACCGCTGGCAGGGTGCCGAGCATAGGATGAAAAAAATTCCCCAATCGGGATTATGGGTGCTTTTTGTACCAGGTCTCAGGGAATGGGAGCTATACAAATACGAGATCCACACAAAGTCCGGTGAGGTGTTGCTAAAGGCTGATCCCTATGCTTTTTATTCAGAGTTAAGACCCGGTACTGCTTCCCGGGTGTACTCCTTAGAGGGGTACCCCTGGCAGGATCACGCTTACAGAGAAAATAAGCAGAGACATTCGCATTACAAGTCTCCTATGTTGATATATGAGGTACATCTTGGTTCTTGGTGTAAGAAAGAAAATGGCTATTTATCCTATAGGGAAATAGCAGACCAACTGGTCAATTATGTGGTGGAGATGGGTTATACCCATGTGGAACTACTACCAATTATGGAGCATCCCTTCGATGGTTCCTGGGGTTATCAAATAACCGGCTATTATGCGGCTACCAGTCGTTATGGGACACCAAAGGATTTGATGTATCTGGTGGACTGTCTGCATCGGCATAATATCGGAGTAATTTTAGATTGGGTACCGGCGCATTTTTGCCGGGATGAGCATGGCTTGGGTTGCTTTGACGGAAGTACCCTTTATGAAAGTGCTAACTCCTTACAATCTGAGAATGAGCAGTGGGGCACTCTGAATTTTGATTTGTCTAAGCCGGAGGTGCATAGTTTTCTTATTTCCAATGCCATTTTTTGGTTTAAGTACTTTCATGTGGATGGCCTGAGGATAGATGCTGTGGCCTCTATGCTCTATCTGGATTTTGGCAAACAGCCAGGTCAATGGCAACCCAACCAATATGGTGGCAATGAAAATCTGGCGGCAGTGGACTTTATGAAAAAATTAAATGAAGCGGTCTTTCATTATTTTCCCACAGCTTTAATGATTGCCGAAGAATCCACCGCCTGGCCCATGGTGACGCGACCTACCTATCTTGGTGGTTTGGGCTACAACTATAAATGGAATATGGGCTGGATGAATGACTTGCTGCGCTATATGCAGATGGACCCGATACACCGCAAGTGGCATCACAACCTGCTGACCTTTTCCTTTATGTATGCCTTTTCGGAAAATTATGTACTGCCCCTTTCCCATGATGAGGTGGTACACGGTAAAAAATCATTGTTAGACAAAATGCCCGGGGATTACTGGCAGAAGTTTGCGAATTTACGCACCCTCTATGGTTTCATGATGGCTCACCCCGGTAAGAAACTGCTCTTTATGGGTGGGGAGTTTGGTCAGTTTATTGAATGGAACTACCAACAAAGCTTGGATTGGCAGTTGCTGGATTACGAGATGCATCATAGGTTGCAGGACTATGTCAAAGCACTTAATCATTTTTATCTATCCGAAAAGTGCCTGTGGGAACTGGATCACCAGGAGGATGGTTTCCAATGGATTGATCCCCACGACTATAACCAAAGTGTTATTACCTTTATGCGAAAATCCCAGGGGAATCAAGATTTCATTATTTTTGTGGGCAACTTTGCACCGGTGGTCAGGGAGGGTTACCGCATTGGGGTTCCCTGCTTAGGTGAGTATTTTGAAGTGTTTAACAGTGACAACCGTATCTTTGGAGGTTCAGGACAAGCCAATGGGCTTATGGTAGCCCAGATGAAGCCCTGGCATAACCAACCCTATTCCATTGAACTTCGGTTGCCGCCCTTGGCCGTGCTTTTTATCAAAGCAGTTAACCGACAGTACAATTTGACTTATTTATGA